In Sesamum indicum cultivar Zhongzhi No. 13 linkage group LG8, S_indicum_v1.0, whole genome shotgun sequence, the sequence ataagatccaaaacatcttattttgagatcttataagctcttaaaaaaaatttgtcaaatacTTTATTGTAGCTTATAAGCgctctaacatcttataagatacttttaggagcttataagccAAACATCCTCTAAGTTTGCAACGACTATTTCTCCCATCAAATTTCTGTTAGACTTGTGATAAAATATTCGTCACAAATTTTCGTCATTCTTTTCGaacaattattacaataacATTAGATCATTGGTACTTATAGTCACAATCCCATGGCATTTGTTCtctcaaattattaatgtagCCAACTATTAATGTAAGTAGCTATAGTTTAAGTCGTCTAGCATCATATCGAATTTCCTATTACAAATCATATTTCATCTTCTATTTCATTCAACATACACACGCCATGTGGATATAACTTTtcactaaataaaatatataatattatttttatacacttAATGCATGTGcgtttaataaaatagaagacgAAATAGATATTACAACAGAAAATTTAATCCGCTCCGTTGCACCATGTTTTAAACATGGACAACATCACTCTGACACTGGACATAACATAACAGGAAGAAAAGCAGTTTGGCACCACCTACGGATACGGTACCTAAATTATTTTGCTAGTGTTTCACATTATTTGCCAAAGTTTCGGGAATCGGTTCATGTCGTGTCTGATTAGTGTGTTCAGtgaatttcaacaaaaagttGTATTTTTCGCCTATAACTTTAACTacgtatatttttaattagtggtattaattcttgaaaattataatcttgtaatttttttgtaaataaatattagtataatgcatataaattgTTACAATTTAAATCtattataacaaaatgtatttattcactatatattagaattattagttcatatctcatattttagttttagatgatattaaaatatagtattatagtttatattatctaaaaagaagcttaatcaacaatttagtatattttcataattttttataaataaatatttaatataatatatttatcaattttattgttataactGCAATATCCACTAcaacaaaatacatttattttaaattcagatatttcaagaaaacagtTAATTGAGGTCgagtttttatttcttgagcTCGCCGAGCTCGGCTCGTTTGCACCCCTGCATCATTCCCAAGTTTCCCTAACAGCTTATACGGacgtattttttgttaatgtgaatttcttatattaatattttgatttaacaGTACGTCTATTTTAACGCGTGACATGCGAATTGAATCTGTCCTGCATCATCGACAACCTATGATCAAGAAGAATATTGGAGTTCAATCCTTAAACCTTAAACACCCTAGCCTTCTTGTTCAATCCCTAACAAGTTTGGGCTTCCTTGATGAAAGATTGCAGCCTCAATTTTGGGGATGCCCTAAACATTATTGAgaagtattaattaatgagaGGTGCATAGTAAATTAATGAAGGGGTGGGGGTGGGACAGTCAATCTATGCTTTGTGAAGTCGTGATGACGATTTTATGATTAATCATTCACGTCTTCTTCGGAAAGATCAAGAAATATCTAATGGTTTTGGTGGGGAGGACGACAAAGAAATTCcttctaattataaaatcGTCAAATTAGAATATGGTAAGCTATATGTCAGTTTCCTGAACCTAATGATTcaagtttgaaattatagatttGAGTCACTTTCTTCCCCTTGCACTTGGAACAAAGAACAATCTGGATCAACCATCATACAtgtcttcaattttaataaatcgaGCTGTTGTAGCAcgttatttctttatttatataataaatactttttttatattttttaaaatatattaaaaataattataaaatatataaatcaatgcatcgcattaaaaataaaaaaaaagaaaaaaagaacaacactaatttatttattaatgtaaaatttgaaaaggtAAATGAATTAGTTTTCTATCGGTTGAAGGGCATTAATgactttacaaaaaaattgtacgaTGATGTCACTGACTGTCGTTTATGAGTGtggaatgatttttctttttttttatattagtattgaCATAGGTAAAATATTAGTTCAATTCTGCCCCACACAAAAACGTTAATAGACATAACTGTCCGAtctttatacttttaaatcaTATGGAATATAGCACCAAATAGTAAAAAACGATTACAATCAATAGCGTCTTAATCATATGATTGTTAAGATTAAGACCTCatgcattaatttaaaattatggtttACGTTTCATTAGATAAGTGGATATTTATCTCACTTAAAGGGCTAAAATGTTAGAAgcttattgaaaataagtacATAGTTTCTAACTTGTTTCTAAAAATCTTAACAactttcttcaaattaattataaaattatcattacgtattttttaaattttataatctcAGTTTATCTAAACACTTCAAGaacttatttcaaaataagatctaacatcttataagatgtatgaatttataaatttttttaaatacgtATAATCGGGCGTGCTCTTAATGTGTGTTTGTTGTAATAAGTATTGTAATCTCAATCtcttttttacaatttataaatgaatttcacaatttattgatataaaaaaaatgtaattatataattattattttatatctagactaatattaaaaaaaaaatcaccatCTGACACGgccatatcaatttttttgtaaagcaaaaaatactcttaaactaataagataatagtttatttaattttttaaattttatattaggtgataattttttttacataatatattaatttatatatttttatttttattttataatatatttaaaatttaaaaaatatttattatatattttttatatatatagaaataatatgCGACAATAGGTGGTATACATAAAACGAAAGTACAATTCGATTAGATCCAAATCCAGCAGAGTGTAAGGTCAAGGGGCAGTTCTGGGATTCCAATTCAGCCAACGACCTATCACGTGACACGCACCCTCCTGTAACAGTGACATGGTACTTTGCAGTGGGGTCCTGCTTCGATCTTATCTACTTTTGACGTGCCTATCAGATCGGCCGTCAACGTCACAACATGGTACTGTGGGGTCCTGCTTCGATCTTATCTACTTTTGACGTGCCTATCAGATCGGCCGTCAACGTCACATCAAATTCTCCAGATCTGATCCGACGGACCACACGTCGTCTTGATCCAAAATATCTGCTCGACGTTTAACGCCTCTTTCTGCGATAAATAGCAGCACCAACTTCGAAATAACAGACTGATACAACGATTGCGAGTGAATATTAACAGTAGCTCCTTTTCCCCTCGATTGCTAACTTGCGCCCGATCTCTTAAGCTGCGCATTATGGGGTTGCTTGACCAGCTTTGGGACGACACCCTCGCCGGACCTCTGCCCGACAGTGGCCTCGGTAAACTGAGAAAACACGCCACTTTTAGCTTCCGGACGAACTCCGGCAAGGGTATGCCGCCGTTGCTGTATTATGCCGGAAGTAttagaaattaaaactaaTCTTGTTTAAGCAAACTTCTGATCTAATCGGATATGCTGTTTATATAGTTTCTCTGATTTTAATTAGTGATTAATCACTTGATAATTAGCTGAAATGAGGTAAAAGTCGAGGTTGTTTTGCTGTTAATAATCAGTTCGCAGAATTTATCAGCTTGTTTCCTGTCCAAAAGCTCACGGATTTAACATAGAATCGTTCAGGTCTATGCGGATATTAGATTCTGATTCTGTTTCTGCTTTATTCACTTTTTCTAACATTTCTCTCCTTTTTTGAAGCAGAATCAGAAGTTGCCAACAGTAGAAGATCGTTCGACGAAGCTCCGGAGGAAGCAACCAACAGAGTGACGAGAAGCATAATGATCATCAAACCGCCGCAGGCAAATCAAAAGGACTCGCCGCCGGTCTCCCCCGCCGGCAGCACACCTCCGGTATCCCCTTTTGCCGGTAAGCATTTAGATTAAAACCTAAAAAATTCCCGTCGTTTTAATGGGTTCAGCATGAGTAGCATTATTTCACTGTGTCTCCGCTTCAGGGTGAGGGATGAGAAATGCCCTCTTCTAGAAGAATCTTTGGAATCCAATTGAGGGTAATCGGGTTATTCGTCACGTATAGAGATAGAGAGTACTGTGGTAGTggtttttttgtcatttgcATAGACGCCATATTTTTCTACGGATCATGCAAGGCTGTGATAATTGAGTTAGGTACGCTTATTTTAGGTTGTGAGAGTAGAGTCTTGACTCTTGAGAGTGACCATTTTGGAATTGCGTGTGGATGCTTTGCTTATAGTGCTTCACTGCCTGGCTTTGCTGATTATAAGTAGAAAGTAgctaaataaacttttttttttttatttattctactTTTTGATAAACTTCTTCTTGATCATCCCAAGTAAATACTGCATGCTTCTTCATGTTGTACTCAGGCATACTGCTAAAATTACTCTAGGCTGGCAAAAATCACGTCTTATGCCATGCATTTATTGTACATATACTCTTGTTGATGAATTCGTGTGGCACTAAACGACTAGCATTTGTGGGAAGCAGGAAACTAATTAGAATCATTACGTGTAGTCTTTATTAAGTATACACCCAATAATATTCTTGTCAATCTAGAAATATTCATCAATGATTTCTGGTTATGTTAAAAGTATTGATTAAGTGTGGGATTGATCGGTTTTGAGATGCATCAAGATTGTCTGCACGTTTCTGAGAATCCATATCTAGTTTTATCAACAGAAGATAGGTTTAAGAGCTGTTATAGTGGCAACTCAATCATGAATGCTAGTTTGACAAGCACAGTTTCTGCCGAACTTGCTAGACCACCCATGATTGGTTGTATCGGTTTAACTGATGTGCAGTCATTGATCTGTTTGTTTAAAGCTACACATGGTTTCTTGCAGGTGATGCTATATGTAGCTAGATAATACCTTTTAGAACCTAAGAATTGAGTTACACTGATAAAAAATGCTGATGAGtctgaaaattttgttggCTGATGATCAGGTGGAGGCGGCAGAGAAGCATTTCGTTTCCGGCGGAGATCAGCATCTTTTGCTTATGAGAAGGCTAGCGGAGTTGGGCCCAAGAGCCCTCCTCCTCCTTATGACCTGTGAGATCAAAAGAGAGCTACATTTTCCATGAATGTCATCGGTCTGGAATTTTGTGTTGCTAAAGTTGCTGGTCGACTGCTGATGCCTGGAAGAGTTTGTTTGTAGTGTGTTTAGGTGAGTCTGTATATAATGTGAATGTAGTTGGTGTCTTGAAGTGTTTTGTGATAAGTAGTGTGGAGGCTGGTTATGAGTTTGAGAACTCTAATCTGTATATATTTGGCGCCGTGCTGTGCTAGGCTCTTCTCTGTTGTGCTCTTTGTTTTGAGGTTATATATGGTGTTTTGGATTGCTCGCTTCAAATTTCCATCACTCTAAACGGAAAACATTTCTCCACCTCTCGCTTATTTCATTCTACAAGAAGACCTCTCGGAGTTGGGTGTTGGAAAGTATACATCGAACCAtcccttataattataactagtgtattatatttactgtatatttagtttgaatatgatcaaatttgattaaatcaaaattttttgagaataaaaatttactctaaatttaaaattacgatttgaaaaataaatcatgaaaaatagtTTGATTCGAGTTGATTTTTGCGATTTTTGgctattttaatcttttttttttatcaccccCAATGACAATAGGGTTGTTGGATAAGCATGGGTTTTATCCTGATTTGGGTGGGTTTGGAGTAAAAAATGTAAATCTGATTGAGTTTGGGGCGGTCTCAAGTTTATCATTCGTCCTAactcaagaaaataaacactaaatttaattatttgaagtgaacagaataaaatatttattaatattatttcttttatattaggCATCAAATATGTTGTTTACGttcatataattgaaattaataaaaatattttcatttttcatacatTTGTATAATT encodes:
- the LOC105168923 gene encoding dormancy-associated protein homolog 3 translates to MGLLDQLWDDTLAGPLPDSGLGKLRKHATFSFRTNSGKESEVANSRRSFDEAPEEATNRVTRSIMIIKPPQANQKDSPPVSPAGSTPPVSPFAGGGGREAFRFRRRSASFAYEKASGVGPKSPPPPYDL